The following are encoded in a window of Sminthopsis crassicaudata isolate SCR6 chromosome 3, ASM4859323v1, whole genome shotgun sequence genomic DNA:
- the CPN2 gene encoding carboxypeptidase N subunit 2, protein MLPGDYLPCLALLLLLAARLPQACPVGCDCFKGEVVCTSEDLADVPRDIPENTTEIVFVETPLPTLRPQAFGNASRLSKVVFLNSQLRSLQAEAFGGLPALEDLEVTGSPLEGLPGQAFRNLSSLRKLTLNFNFLQVLPEDLFQGLDALEALHLQGNKLQSLPAAIFQPLQALRLLNLAQNFLGQIQEQLLAPLAGLQTLRLSDNALATLPPRAFWGLGGLRELFLDGNRLTELPEGLFSGLAALEKLWLQHNAIGHLPAAIFSPLANLSFLNLQGNRLRALPSGLFHQTPSLARLSLSSNGLENISGDAFANTPKLSVLTLSHNRLAGLPPGLFNRVPGLAKLYLASNNLTALDARLFCNLSDLELLSLANNLLTALPEGIFDGNFRLFNLGLQGNPWRCDCHLAYLLDWLREYSDRHFNLQTYCASPQYLAGQLLPALEAEQLVCPVPHRGRPFLEDVEEDLVEGARAPTRCTYSNLDGTVALACDREVCRWLRVQLSPRQTSTTPGLALNSTQEWVLESSCGSVRVTLSINALGGGG, encoded by the coding sequence ATGCTCCCGGGAGACTACCTGCCGTGCCTggccctgctgctgctgctggcgGCCAGGCTTCCGCAGGCCTGCCCCGTGGGGTGCGATTGCTTTAAAGGGGAGGTGGTGTGCACCTCTGAGGACCTGGCGGACGTGCCGCGGGACATCCCGGAGAACACCACGGAAATCGTGTTCGTGGAGACCCCGCTGCCGACACTCCGGCCCCAAGCCTTCGGCAACGCCAGCCGCTTGTCCAAGGTGGTCTTCCTCAACAGCCAGCTCCGATCTCTGCAGGCGGAGGCCTTCGGGGGGCTGCCGGCTCTCGAGGACCTGGAGGTCACGGGCAGCCCCCTGGAGGGGCTTCCTGGCCAGGCCTTCAGGAACCTGAGCAGCCTCCGCAAACTCACGCTCAACTTCAACTTCCTCCAAGTGCTGCCGGAAGACCTCTTCCAGGGCCTGGACGCCCTGGAGGCCCTTCACCTGCAGGGTAACAAGCTGCAGAGTCTGCCCGCCGCCATCTTCCAGCCCCTGCAGGCCCTGCGCCTCCTGAACCTTGCCCAGAACTTCCTGGGCCAGATCCAGGAGCAGCTCCTCGCCCCCCTGGCCGGCCTCCAGACCCTGAGGCTGAGTGACAACGCCCTGGCCACGCTGCCGCCTCGGGCCTTCTGGGGCCTGGGCGGCCTCCGGGAGCTCTTTCTGGACGGGAACAGGCTCACGGAGCTTCCCGAGGGGCTGTTCTCGGGGCTGGCTGCCCTGGAGAAGCTCTGGCTCCAGCACAACGCCATCGGCCACCTCCCGGCCGCCATCTTCTCCCCGCTGGCCAACCTGAGCTTCCTGAACCTGCAGGGGAACAGGCTCCGGGCGCTCCCCAGCGGCCTCTTCCACCAGACCCCCAGCCTGGCCAGGCTGTCGCTGTCCAGCAACGGGCTGGAGAACATCTCCGGGGACGCCTTCGCAAACACCCCCAAGCTCAGCGTTCTCACCCTGTCCCACAACAGGCTGGCGGGCCTCCCGCCCGGGCTCTTCAACCGCGTCCCGGGCCTGGCCAAGCTCTACCTGGCCAGCAACAACCTGACGGCCCTGGACGCGCGGCTCTTCTGCAACCTCAGCGACCTGGAGCTGCTGAGCCTGGCCAACAACCTGCTCACCGCACTGCCAGAGGGCATTTTTGACGGGAACTTCAGGCTGTTCAACCTGGGCCTGCAGGGCAACCCCTGGCGCTGCGACTGCCACCTGGCCTACCTGCTGGACTGGCTCCGGGAGTACAGCGACCGCCACTTCAACCTGCAGACCTACTGTGCCAGCCCCCAGTACTTGGCGGGCCAGCTGCTGCCCGCGCTGGAGGCGGAGCAGCTGGTGTGCCCGGTGCCCCACAGGGGCCGCCCGTTCCTGGAGGACGTGGAGGAGGACTTGGTGGAGGGGGCCCGAGCCCCCACCCGCTGCACCTACAGCAACTTGGACGGGACCGTGGCGCTTGCCTGTGACCGGGAGGTCTGCCGCTGGCTCCGGGTCCAGCTGTCTCCCAGGCAGACCTCCACCACCCCGGGCCTGGCACTCAATTCCACGCAGGAGTGGGTTTTGGAATCGAGCTGTGGCTCCGTGCGCGTCACTCTCTCCATTAATgccctggggggagggggctaG